From the genome of Triticum aestivum cultivar Chinese Spring chromosome 3B, IWGSC CS RefSeq v2.1, whole genome shotgun sequence, one region includes:
- the LOC123069505 gene encoding 50S ribosomal protein L27, producing MALSSVFRRVNIKELISNVPVYTSSTETSGGMSLVFRRWATKKTAGSTKNGRDSNPKYLGVKKFGGEKVEPGNIIVRQRGTRFHPGNYVGMGKDHTIFSLKEGHVRFERNKLTGRKWIHVEPVAGHTLHPVYANGSATAADMELL from the exons ATGGCCCTCTCATCAGTTTTCAGGAGAGTAAACATCAAAGAACTGATCTCAAATGTTCCAGTGTACACTAGCTCAACAG AGACATCTGGAGGAATGAGCTTGGTGTTTAGGCGTTGGGCCACAAAAAAGACTGCTGGGTCAACGAAAAATGGCCGCGACTCTAACCCCAAGTATCTGGGTGTTAAGAAATTTGGTGGAGAG AAAGTGGAACCAGGAAACATCATCGTACGACAAAGAGGAACCCGCTTCCATCCTGGGAACTATGTTGGCATGGGGAAGGATCACACTATCTTCTCTCTGAAGGAAGGCCATGTGCGGTTCGAGCGGAATAAGCTGACTGGCAGGAAATGGATTCATGTTGAACCTGTAGCTGGGCACACTCTCCACCCTGTTTACGCCAATGGTTCAGCCACTGCAGCTGACATGGAGCTACTGTAG